A section of the Atribacterota bacterium genome encodes:
- a CDS encoding IclR family transcriptional regulator gives MKSVEKTIKILDCLSDAERSLGVTEISSLLSIPKSTVHRILTTLLNHSIVTRDSDTSKYRLGVQILKYANSFYDSFDFRQYSKNILKAVCMETHLTTFLCIWQDGKGICIDSVVSSHNSHAHHLFVEVGKIMPFHCAASAKILLAYQAPKEISRIITNNQFRKYTSKTITDPDMLKKHLQTVKLQNFAVCDEELEVGIRAISVPIKDLNNQPIASLTITGLVSRIPINKLSYFIENLTKAAEKISNKVGYKRNLF, from the coding sequence ATGAAATCAGTTGAAAAAACAATTAAAATACTTGATTGCTTAAGTGATGCCGAAAGAAGTTTAGGGGTTACAGAGATCTCTTCTTTGCTTTCTATTCCAAAAAGTACTGTGCACAGAATACTTACCACTCTTTTAAACCATTCAATAGTCACTCGAGATAGTGATACTTCAAAATATAGATTAGGGGTGCAGATTTTAAAATATGCAAATTCTTTTTATGATTCCTTTGATTTCAGGCAATATTCAAAAAACATATTGAAAGCAGTCTGTATGGAAACCCATTTAACGACATTTTTATGTATTTGGCAGGATGGAAAGGGAATTTGCATTGACTCTGTTGTTTCATCTCACAATTCTCATGCTCATCATCTATTTGTAGAAGTAGGCAAAATAATGCCTTTTCATTGTGCAGCATCAGCAAAAATTTTGCTAGCATATCAAGCACCCAAAGAAATTTCTCGTATTATTACAAATAACCAATTTCGTAAATATACATCCAAGACCATTACAGATCCCGATATGTTGAAAAAACATTTACAAACCGTAAAATTACAAAATTTTGCTGTTTGTGATGAGGAATTAGAAGTAGGGATTAGAGCAATCTCTGTTCCAATCAAGGACTTAAATAATCAGCCTATAGCCAGTTTAACAATCACTGGATTGGTAAGCAGAATTCCAATTAATAAATTATCTTATTTTATAGAAAACCTGACTAAAGCTGCTGAAAAAATATCAAATAAAGTAGGATATAAAAGAAATTTATTTTAA